A window of Onychostoma macrolepis isolate SWU-2019 chromosome 01, ASM1243209v1, whole genome shotgun sequence contains these coding sequences:
- the cnpy3 gene encoding protein canopy homolog 3 isoform X1, producing the protein MNVFICVVLFLVSAAAASKSGDDDWVHLPNKCEVCKFLSIEMKSAFEETGKTKEVIETNYRFLDDKGAPPIKYVKSDIRFIEVVENVCSRIMQYNLHKERDGSNRFAKGMSETFSTLHNLVNKGVKVVMDIPFELWNETSAEVADLKKQCDVMVEQYEEVLEDWYKGNQEEDLTTYLCEKHVLKGQDTSCLKENWSGKKGDTAAIAEDKKKKKGKKKKGKDSEDGQKKEKKEKKVKKKKKKSKLTDTETSKRKTEEAGYTSDEEEIQKKVPLNQDKTEL; encoded by the exons atgaatgtttttatctGCGTCGTGTTGTTTCTCGTAAGTGCCGCAGCTGCTAGCAAAAGCGGGGACGATGACTGGGTGCATCTGCCAAATAAATGTGAAG TGTGCAAATTTCTTAGTATTGAAATGAAGTCTGCATTTGAAGAGACTGGCAAAACAAAAGAAGTGATTGAAACCAACTACCGCTTCCTGGATGACAAAGGTGCACCGCCAATCAAATATGTCAAATC TGATATTCGTTTCATAGAAGTGGTGGAGAATGTTTGCTCAAGGATTATGCAGTACAATCTACACAAAGAGAGAGATGGAAGTAATCGCTTTGCAAAG GGTATGTCTGAGACATTCTCTACCTTACATAACCTGGTTAATAAAGGCGTGAAGGTGGTCATGGACATTCCTTTTGAACTGTGGAACGAGACCAGTGCAGAAGTGGCAGATCTCAAAAAACAG TGTGACGTGATGGTAGAGCAGTATGAAGAAGTCCTTGAAGACTGGTATAAAGGCAATCAGGAGGAAGATCTCACCACTTACCTGTGTGAAAAACATGTGCTGAAAGGACAAGACACCA GCTGTCTTAAAGAGAACTGGTCTGGGAAAAAGGGAGACACGGCAGCTATCGCAGAGgacaagaagaaaaagaagggCAAAAAGAAGAAGGGTAAAGACAGCGAGGATGGGcagaaaaaggagaaaaagGAGAAGAaggtgaagaagaagaagaaaaagtcCAAGCTGACTGACACTGAGACCAGCAAGCGGAAAACTGAAGAAGCTGGATACACCTCAGATGAGGAGGAGATCCAGAAGAAAGTTCCtcttaatcaggataaaactgAACTCTGA
- the cnpy3 gene encoding protein canopy homolog 3 isoform X2 has translation MNVFICVVLFLVSAAAASKSGDDDWVHLPNKCEVCKFLSIEMKSAFEETGKTKEVIETNYRFLDDKGAPPIKYVKSDIRFIEVVENVCSRIMQYNLHKERDGSNRFAKGMSETFSTLHNLVNKGVKVVMDIPFELWNETSAEVADLKKQCDVMVEQYEEVLEDWYKGNQEEDLTTYLCEKHVLKGQDTSNAVLKRTGLGKRETRQLSQRTRRKRRAKRRRVKTARMGRKRRKRRRR, from the exons atgaatgtttttatctGCGTCGTGTTGTTTCTCGTAAGTGCCGCAGCTGCTAGCAAAAGCGGGGACGATGACTGGGTGCATCTGCCAAATAAATGTGAAG TGTGCAAATTTCTTAGTATTGAAATGAAGTCTGCATTTGAAGAGACTGGCAAAACAAAAGAAGTGATTGAAACCAACTACCGCTTCCTGGATGACAAAGGTGCACCGCCAATCAAATATGTCAAATC TGATATTCGTTTCATAGAAGTGGTGGAGAATGTTTGCTCAAGGATTATGCAGTACAATCTACACAAAGAGAGAGATGGAAGTAATCGCTTTGCAAAG GGTATGTCTGAGACATTCTCTACCTTACATAACCTGGTTAATAAAGGCGTGAAGGTGGTCATGGACATTCCTTTTGAACTGTGGAACGAGACCAGTGCAGAAGTGGCAGATCTCAAAAAACAG TGTGACGTGATGGTAGAGCAGTATGAAGAAGTCCTTGAAGACTGGTATAAAGGCAATCAGGAGGAAGATCTCACCACTTACCTGTGTGAAAAACATGTGCTGAAAGGACAAGACACCAGTAAT GCTGTCTTAAAGAGAACTGGTCTGGGAAAAAGGGAGACACGGCAGCTATCGCAGAGgacaagaagaaaaagaagggCAAAAAGAAGAAGGGTAAAGACAGCGAGGATGGGcagaaaaaggagaaaaagGAGAAGAaggtga